In Gloeocapsa sp. PCC 73106, the genomic stretch AAGCGCAAAATTTTTAAACTATTTTTTTAGCGATCGCAATCGCCAAACTTCAGTATCAACAAGGTTTATAGCCACCCTGTCACCCCGTCAGCTCGCCCCTAATGATATAATCTCATTAAAAAAATCCCACCCTCAAATCTAGAGAGTGGGAAGAGTAAGTAAAGGAATATATACTTTATGCAGTTACGACAAAGTTGCTGCTGCTAAAGCTTCCTAGGCCAGAACTCAACGTAGCTAATTGACTAGAAGTAGTACTATTGGACCAGAAAAGTAAAGCGCCTGTACCCGAGTTGTAACTAAAGCCAGGGGTAGTACCCGGAGCAGTTGCACCTATAGCGAAGTTAGCGCCAGTTACAGAACCCACGCCAAAGCCAGCCGCGGAGACCGAAATATCGTCTTGGGTTACACTGAAATCGGTGATGGTGTCAATTCCTTCTGTGGGGCCGCTGTACACGAAGAAGTCAGCACCTGCACCACCAGTCATAGTATCGCTACCAGCTCCACCATTCAATCTGTCGCTACCCAATTTACCGAATAATATATCGTTACCCGCAGCACCAGTGAGAGTATCGTTACCCCCTAGGCCATCAATGGTATCGTTACCAGCTCCACCAGTCAAGTTGTTAGGTGCGAAGGTACCTACGATATTTACGCCGGGTGTGGGACCAGGACCAGGGCCAGGACCAGGGCCAGGACCAGGGCCGGGGTCAGTTGCCGACTGACCATAAATTACATAAGCTTCCCCATTGTTACCAGCCGCGTTGGCAGACCCAATTAACAGGTCTTTTTTGCCATCGCCGTTGACATCGGCAGCACCCACGCCAACACCTGCGTAGTCACCAGGACTAATCCCTCTGGCGACGAAACCATTGGTTCCATTTAAGCTGATAGCGGGTATAGTGCCACTAGTGTAGGTGGTGCGACCATAGACTACGTAAACTTCTCCAGCATCTGTTCTGGTGGGACTTTGGGGATCAGCTAAAGGAGCACCCACAATCAAGTCATTGCGACCATCACCATTGATGTCACCCGCGCTAACGCTTCTGCCCGCTTGGTCACCAGTTGCTCTTCCAGTAATGGCAAAGCCATTGAGACCAGTGAGGGTAGTAGTAGGTAAATCTACAACACCACCACCACGACCAAAGATGACATAAGCTCTTCCTGAGCCTCGGTTGTCAGCGCCAATAATCACATCGTCATTACTGCTACCGCCGACATTTCCAGTGCCGCTTACGGACTGACCTAATTCGTCAGTACCAATACCATTAACTCGAAGAAAACTGAAACTGCTAAGATTTCTGGCAGCAGTACTTGAGTTATTATCACCCGAGATGATAAAAGCAGCACCAGCACCACCGTTGGCTTCAATACTGCTTACGATGATATCACTAGGACCAACACCGTCGAAATTGCCAGCACTGGCCACATCAAAACCGAATTGGCTACCATCACCAAGGACATCATTCGCTATGATCACACCATTGGTGGTATTGAGATCGGTAGCTATACTAAATAACTCATCGGGGAAATTGGGACCACCATAGACGACAGTAACTGACCCAGTTTGAGAACCAGGACCATTAGTATTAGCAAAACGAGCGCCAATTGCGACATCAGAGATACCATCGCCGTTAAAATCTCCAGCGCCACTGACAGAGAAACCGAAATCGTCACCTGCAAAACCTTGAATCCGAATAAATCTATTATCATTGGGATTTACCACACTTAAATCAGCGGTTGTGGTGCCTCCAAAGATTACATAGGCGCTATTACCATTAGGGTTATTAGCAGGGGCCCCAATGA encodes the following:
- a CDS encoding FG-GAP repeat protein — translated: MAIVSPFELANIDGTNGTVIQGTSGSSSFARKISGIGDINNDGREDFIIAERGQGRAYVIFGGANGIPNNLNVNALGPNGYRIIGNNNVYFAEDVAGIGGDVNQDGFNDFIIGAPANNPNGNSAYVIFGGTTTADLSVVNPNDNRFIRIQGFAGDDFGFSVSGAGDFNGDGISDVAIGARFANTNGPGSQTGSVTVVYGGPNFPDELFSIATDLNTTNGVIIANDVLGDGSQFGFDVASAGNFDGVGPSDIIVSSIEANGGAGAAFIISGDNNSSTAARNLSSFSFLRVNGIGTDELGQSVSGTGNVGGSSNDDVIIGADNRGSGRAYVIFGRGGGVVDLPTTTLTGLNGFAITGRATGDQAGRSVSAGDINGDGRNDLIVGAPLADPQSPTRTDAGEVYVVYGRTTYTSGTIPAISLNGTNGFVARGISPGDYAGVGVGAADVNGDGKKDLLIGSANAAGNNGEAYVIYGQSATDPGPGPGPGPGPGPGPTPGVNIVGTFAPNNLTGGAGNDTIDGLGGNDTLTGAAGNDILFGKLGSDRLNGGAGSDTMTGGAGADFFVYSGPTEGIDTITDFSVTQDDISVSAAGFGVGSVTGANFAIGATAPGTTPGFSYNSGTGALLFWSNSTTSSQLATLSSGLGSFSSSNFVVTA